In one Brienomyrus brachyistius isolate T26 chromosome 12, BBRACH_0.4, whole genome shotgun sequence genomic region, the following are encoded:
- the LOC125704660 gene encoding uncharacterized protein LOC125704660 isoform X2: MWRYRKPTFQLLLLEELQRQQRSSILCDTILQADGISVPAHSCVLSAISPQFSRTLSAAPPLPLGQSHLLQFPAVRAHTLLKLVGFLYSGELEGSGERERKELITAAWKLGIEGLEEVGRKEGETLEKHNGRVTEDAKDCEDDSAEVKELGRRWEESEGLIEQADGTRGPGMVKDKGMQTESPKNRQGVCWMTGVGDSGGEDQDMNIESSYVPLLKKATDSESQTGVSGMTVGGVDMETQTHVSVLRIRETDTGTQTDIPVWMDRERETGTQTDVPVWMDRERETGTQTDIPVWMDRERETGTQTDVPVWMDRERETGTQTDVPVWMDRERETGTQTDIPVWMDRERETGTQTDIPVWMDRKTDTGTQTDIPVSVDRETDTGTQTDIPVSVDRETDTGTQTDIPVSVDRETDTSTQTDIPVSVDRETDTGTQTDIPVSVDRETDTGTQTDIPVSVDRETDTSTLTDLSVWRKRRTEADDGDTSILPLPPMSACSTPSSEWTWADPQSTRFPAPLLPSAKPLAFCAASWPLQLSQVSGGPLRDREDASALLPAGEGVAQLANAGHVTHRHKACFVTPTLVGHTVADNPIMNIKFDKSSSLPASVVTHPPSDTAPPEAPFTANTTAETDENSPTPSVSTPAVPATSAHSVHHSDTVAPAPLIIAPTSEIIAGDTAAAESASLVVTAGVSGGSDVRLLSVSEAARSSSSAAADLSPDAPVAEAMAQHCMALPTNPPRISLPHTALLPPSGDCCSSPRTLLSIPQGADLEVPGGRTIRSSTSPVCILSQGLCDCPLIPAASPMLAQVEEHHPPQIPSFPSVQAGMDFQGAIATVQKNTSGHFGSGGGKIVGDGVPGLDAEQNREFERFEGNIVGFINYFLNPNSSQEESAHAGVGKSNVTGHREMAPSGPRKRGRPRKRGRPRTTGMVRTEVIAEGERGNPSSLGRGCGRERIELRPRSPQKAVSIVPRRDRGRGRGGVRVGVRSRQQPIKMRLRKQPEGGVWEIVDARAEAFRAPTRRRGRPCKGAVERQAYAQAQPRAPLPPPSPQAAPEESAEQFEKLLDDMVGLVMRLDDNAESACADDSAAGGTASFLQPHPHPSASPHMMDVVSPGSPPSEVVINTSPCNVTPATASECDFAVTANPVSLLSVTAAPDASVPHTKTPAPLHVPHTKTPVPLHVPHTKTPAPLHVPHTKTPVPLHVPHTKTPVPLHVPHTKTPAPLHVPHTKTPVPLHVPHTKTPVPLHVPHTKTPAPLHVPHTKTPAPLHVPHTKTPVPLHVPHTKTPAPLHVPHTKTPAPLHVPHTKTPVPLHVPHTKTPAPLHVPHTKTPAPLHVPHIKTLFPFHVPHTKTPVPLHVPHTKTPAPLHAPHTKTPAPLDVPNTKTLFPFYVPYTNTPVPLHVPHTKTPVPLHVPHTKTPAPLHVPHTKTPVPLHVPHTKTPVPLHVPHTKTPAPLHVPHTKTPVPLHVPHTKTPAPLHVPHTKTPAPLRVPNTKTLFPFHVPYTNTPVPLHVPHTKTPVPLHAPHTNAPLHEPHQGATIACSHGCCSSSLYCIFSHPHDGAAPCRQRSWSSSNPVSFCSESGKKSIVGPKDSLPSCFSQAPRVTVSGLTYDLLQTATADSGTPVMCSVEVQPNPRSGTNTERAWSPILSRSTGCSHATGTWLYSPPQETIAAVNDILEHILWSSENESASRCVSDGDEPEGIVREDGGEVQEEATTPDVLGEPSSEDTCDVNRSKDAGGPLKCSEGSQTKTQHLQEHVMPLRNIRSPVQKERTLEPEQPIKTSQDTSHILIESQILSSPIHSKQQSSKDLSCCPSPSPEGLQIPSLMTEHLPADSSPKRLQSPIMKQPVPIDCSKRPTGVPEDKGPLDNRLGSREKVDAEYKKRKIVTRSQTKKNWTREAEVGKGQTSLKWKEQSAKRGLHSYMPTWERHAEGTVVKRLRRSASWWEEENSGKLRGDTFRSAEKRKWEGQAAGVHLRKASTSVYRSTNRSTWPGKKTGNVAVKREARCSSARVCISCTEKSPLDKPEQLDSYVNRLTEAKTLANKAVRTEYGTRNPISTRKYKADGVGEGGPSKRDTSEKMCKPRLITQEVKIPRDARAEASSTLGKSTVSCWKAKRCQVVSERMKMGDLHTEGRLRTRGRKRRMQDAVELKTRQGPPDKRRGGKPVCSVCPQQSKVPRQPSLDLLQKRAKQKPKERNSLLRGGKAYTMRDDSRPQNSSGVQNFRELMLIEKENHREGRGGKEEQEEREDCKDGVATGDEQDCMNGEEVTVQGKCHGQILESRTKNTRDRETKNKEVPGEHDSAFGTDGKVGQTGRSEMDRVVEPEADRPKWECENNQETRSPSGTEIQDMSKGNSIISGLAVFPGTPHNATRTSGACLELEGEVDVEVEVDVLECSSPIRVPFDALHWGAAQGSNEAEPSEADAGEEDDEGEEVDVTGEESE; the protein is encoded by the exons ATGTGGAGGTACCGCAAACCCACTTTTCAGCTGCTgctcctggaggagctgcagaggCAGCAGAGGAGCAGCATACTGTGTGACACCATTTTGCAAGCTGATG GTATATCTGTTCCGGCACACAGCTGTGTCCTCTCTGCCATCAGTCCCCAATTTTCCCGTACACTCTCTGCTGCCCCACCCCTGCCGCTTGGCcaaagccacctgctgcagttcCCGGCAGTCAGAGCCCACACTCTTCTAAAGCTGGTGGGCTTCCTGTACTCGGGAGAACTGGAGGGTTCGGGGGAGCGTGAGAGAAAGGAATTGATCACTGCTGCCTGGAAATTGGGCATTGAGGGTCTAGAGGAGGttggcaggaaagagggagagacGCTGGAGAAGCATAACGGCAGAGTGACAGAAGATGCGAAGGACTGTGAAGACGATAGCGCTGAGGTCAAAGAGTTGGGGAGAAGATGGGAGGAATCTGAAGGTCTGATCGAGCAAGCAGATGGAACGAGGGGGCCTGGCATGGTGAAAGACAAAGGTATGCAAACTGAATCTCCAAAAAACAGACAAGGGGTTTGCTGGATGACAGGAGTGGGAGACAGTGGAGGAGAGGACCAGGACATGAATATAGAGAGCAGTTATGTGCCCCTGCTCAAGAAGGCAACGGACAGTGAGAGCCAGACTGGGGTCAGTGGAATGACAGTAGGTGGGGTAGACATGGAAACACAGACACATGTGTCTGTCCTGAGaatcagagagacagacacaggtaCACAGACTGATATACCTGTCTGgatggacagagagagagagactggtaCACAGACAGACGTACCTGTCTGgatggacagagagagagagactggtacacagacagacatacctGTCTGgatggacagagagagagagactggtaCACAGACAGACGTACCTGTCTGgatggacagagagagagagactggtaCACAGACAGACGTACCTGTCTGgatggacagagagagagagactggtacacagacagacatacctGTCTGgatggacagagagagagagactggtacacagacagacatacctgtctggatggacagaaagacagacacagGTACACAGACTGATATACCTGTCTCagtggacagagagacagacacaggtaCACAGACTGATATACCTGTCTCagtggacagagagacagacacaggtaCACAGACTGATATACCTGTCTCagtggacagagagacagacacaagtACACAGACTGATATACCTGTCTCagtggacagagagacagacacaggtaCACAGACTGATATACCTGTCTCagtggacagagagacagacacaggtaCACAGACTGATATACCTGTCTCagtggacagagagacagacacaagtACACTGACAGACTTATCTGTCTGGAGGAAGCGACGGACAGAAGCAGATGATGGTGATACCTCCAttttgcccctccccccaatgtCAGCATGCTCCACTCCCAGCTCTGAATGGACCTGGGCTGACCCCCAGTCAACAAGATTCCCCGCCCCATTACTACCCAGCGCCAAGCCGCTGGCTTTCTGCGCAGCCTCATGGCCCCTGCAGTTGAGTCAGGTGTCTGGTGGCCCACTGCGCGACAGGGAGGACGCCAGTGCGCTGTTGCCTGCAGGGGAAGGTGTTGCTCAGCTGGCGAatgctggtcatgtgacacacagacataaggcCTGCTTTGTCACTCCCACCCTGGTCGGTCATACAGTCGCTGATAATCCCATCATGAACATCAAATTTGACAAAAGTTCTTCTCTCCCAGCTTCAGTTGTTACACACCCTCCGAGCGACACCGCCCCCCCTGAAGCCCCATTTACAGCTAACACCACTGCTGAAACAGATGAAAATTCTCCCACCCCAAGTGTTAGTACCCCTGCTGTTCCCGCTACTTCTGCTCATTCTGTTCACCATTCAGATACAGTTGCCCCTGCACCATTGATTATTGCCCCAACTTCAGAGATCATCGCCGGTGATACTGCGGCTGCTGAGTCAGCCTCTCTGGTGGTCACAGCCGGTGTGTCTGGTGGGTCTGACGTCCGTCTGCTCAGTGTTTCAGAGGCTGCTCGCAGCTCTTCCTCAGCAGCAGCAGATCTGTCTCCTGATGCCCCAGTTGCCGAGGCGATGGCTCAACACTGCATGGCATTGCCCACAAATCCACCACGCATCTCGCTTCCACACACAGCTCTTCTGCCTCCGTCTGGAGATTGCTGCTCATCACCTCGCACTCTTCTGAGCATCCCTCAGGGGGCCGATTTGGAAGTCCCTGGTGGAAGAACCATTCGATCGTCTACCTCCCCCGTCTGCATCCTGTCCCAGGGGCTATGTGATTGTCCGCTAATCCCTGCTGCCTCTCCCATGCTTGCTCAGGTGGAAGAGCATCACCCCCCCCAAATCCCTTCCTTTCCTTCAGTGCAGGCAGGGATGGACTTCCAGGGGGCCATTGCCACCGTACAGAAGAATACAAGTGGACATTTTGGATCCGGGGGTGGAAAGATTGTCGGAGATGGTGTCCCGGGACTGGATGCAGAGCAGAACAGGGAATTTGAGCGGTTTGAGGGCAACATTGTAGGCTTTATCAACTACTTCCTGAATCCAAACTCATCTCAAGAAGAGAGCGCCCATGCTGGGGTAGGGAAGAGCAATGTTACCGGGCACCGGGAAATGGCACCTAGTGGGCCGAGGAAGAGAGGGAGGCCGAGGAAGAGAGGGAGGCCAAGGACGACAGGGATGGTCAGGACAGAGGTGATAGCGGAAGGGGAGCGAGGAAATCCATCCTCACTGGGAAGGGGCTGTGGAAGAGAACGTATAGAGCTCAGGCCAAGGAGTCCACAGAAAGCTGTCAGTATAGTGCCCAGGAGGGACCGGGGGCGAGGCAGGGGGGGTGTCAGGGTTGGGGTCAGAAGCAGACAGCAGCCAATCAAGATGAGGCTGAGGAAACAACCTGAGGGAGGGGTGTGGGAGATCGTGGATGCGAGGGCGGAGGCTTTCAGAGCTCCAACACGAAGAAGGGGACGACCATGCAAAGGGGCCGTTGAGAGACAGGCATACGCTCAG GCCCAGCCCCGAGCTCCgctgcccccaccctccccacagGCTGCCCCCGAGGAGTCGGCCGAGCAGTTTGAGAAGCTCCTGGATGATATGGTGGGGCTTGTTATGAGACTCGATGACAATGCTGAGAGTGCCTGCGCTGATGACAGCGCCGCTGGGGGGACTGCCAGCTTCCTGCAGCCCCATCCACATCCCTCCGCCAGCCCTCACATGATGGATGTGGTCAGCCCTGGTTCTCCTCCTTCAGAGGTTGTTATAAACACTTCTCCCTGCAATGTCACTCCTGCTACGGCCTCCGAGTGTGATTTTGCTGTCACGGCTAATCCAG TATCTCTGCTGTCTGTCACTGCCGCACCGGATGCATCTGTCCCCCACACAAAgactcctgctcctcttcatgtCCCCCACACAAAGACTCCTGTTCCTCTTCATGTCCCCCACACAAAgactcctgctcctcttcatgtCCCCCACACAAAGACTCCTGTTCCTCTTCATGTCCCCCACACAAAGACTCCTGTTCCTCTTCATGTCCCCCACACAAAgactcctgctcctcttcatgtCCCCCACACAAAGACTCCTGTTCCTCTTCATGTCCCCCACACAAAGACTCCTGTTCCTCTTCATGTCCCCCACACAAAgactcctgctcctcttcatgtCCCCCACACAAAgactcctgctcctcttcatgtCCCCCACACAAAGACTCCTGTTCCTCTTCATGTCCCCCACACAAAgactcctgctcctcttcatgtCCCCCACACAAAgactcctgctcctcttcatgtCCCCCACACAAAGACTCCTGTTCCTCTTCATGTCCCCCACACAAAgactcctgctcctcttcatgtCCCCCACACAAAgactcctgctcctcttcatgtCCCCCACATAAAGACTCTTTTTCCTTTTCATGTCCCCCACACAAAGACTCCTGTTCCTCTTCATGTCCCCCACACAAAgactcctgctcctcttcatgcCCCCCACACAAAGACTCCTGCTCCTCTTGATGTCCCCAACACAAAGactctttttcctttttatgtcCCCTACACAAACACTCCTGTTCCTCTTCATGTCCCCCACACAAAGACTCCTGTTCCTCTTCATGTCCCCCACACAAAgactcctgctcctcttcatgtCCCCCACACAAAGACTCCTGTTCCTCTTCATGTCCCCCACACAAAGACTCCTGTTCCTCTTCATGTCCCCCACACAAAgactcctgctcctcttcatgtCCCCCACACAAAGACTCCTGTTCCTCTTCATGTCCCCCACACAAAgactcctgctcctcttcatgtCCCCCACACAAAGACTCCTGCTCCTCTTCGTGTCCCCAACACAAAGACTCTTTTTCCTTTTCATGTCCCCTACACAAACACTCCTGTTCCTCTTCATGTCCCCCACACAAAGACTCCTGTTCCTCTTCATGCCCCCCACACAAATGCTCCTCTTCATGAGCCACATCAGGGCGCCACCATCGCTTGCAGCCATGGATGCTGTTCCTCCTCCCTCTACTGTATTTTCTCACACCCCCATGATGGGGCTGCTCCCTGCAGACAGCGATCATGGTCTTCCAGCAATCCTGTCAGCTTCTGTTCTGAATCTGGCAAAAAGTCAATAGTTGGGCCAAAGGATTCCCTCCCGTCGTGTTTTTCTCAGGCTCCCAGGGTCACAGTTTCTGGTTTAACTTACGATTTGCTGCAGACAGCAACAGCAGACTCTGGAACGCCAGTGATGTGCTCCGTTGAGGTTCAGCCCAACCCTCGTTCTGGCACCAACACCGAAAGAGCGTGGAGCCCGATTCTGAGCCGCAGTACAGGCTGCAGTCATGCCACAGGCACCTGGCTGTACAGCCCACCTCAGGAGACCATAGCAGCGGTGAATGATATCCTGGAGCACATCTTGTGGTCATCTGAAAATGAGTCCGCATCACGGTGCGTGAGTGATGGTGATGAACCTGAGGGGATTGTGCGGGAGGATGGAGGTGAAGTCCAGGAGGAAGCAACGACCCCTGATGTTTTGGGAGAGCCTTCGAGCGAAGACACTTGTGATGTGAACAGGTCAAAGGATGCAGGTGGTCCCTTAAAATGTTCAGAGGGTTCTCAGACAAAAACACAGCACCTCCAGGAGCATGTAATGCCCCTAAGAAACATTCGTTCTCCAGTTCAAAAAGAACGAACTTTGGAACCAGAGCAACCCATAAAAACCTCCCAGGACACCTCACACATTCTGATAGAGTCCCAGATTTTATCTTCACCCATACACTCCAAACAGCAAAGTTCAAAGGACCTCTCCTGCTGTCCCTCCCCCAGTCCTGAGGGACTACAGATTCCAAGTTTAATGACGGAACACCTTCCAGCAGATTCTTCTCCCAAAAGACTACAGAGTCCAATCATGAAGCAGCCAGTTCCCATTGACTGTTCTAAAAGACCTACAGGTGTTCCTGAGGACAAGGGACCACTGGATAACAGGTTGGGGAGCAGAGAGAAGGTAGATGCAGAATATAAGAAGAGGAAAATTGTGACAAGGAGTCAAACTAAGAAAAATTGGACTAGGGAAGCTGAGGTTGGCAAAGGACAGACAAGTTTGAAGTGGAAAGAACAATCGGCAAAAAGAGGTTTGCACAGCTATATGCCTACGTGGGAAAGACATGCAGAAGGGACAGTTGTAAAGCGTTTGAGGCGATCAGCAAGTTGGTGGGAAGAAGAAAATAGTGGCAAGTTGCGAGGCGATACATTTAGGTCTGCAGAAAAGAGGAAGTGGGAAGGGCAAGCTGCAGGGGTACATCTGAGGAAGGCTAGCACCTCTGTCTACCGCTCGACGAACAGGAGCACTTGGCCTGGGAAAAAGACTGGAAACGTTGCAGTGAAACGGGAAGCTCGTTGCTCGTCAGCAAGGGTGTGTATCAGCTGCACTGAGAAATCACCTTTAGACAAGCCGGAGCAGTTAGACAGTTATGTAAACAGGCTGACTGAAGCGAAGACCCTGGCAAACAAAGCAGTGAGGACTGAGTATGGTACGAGAAACCCGATTAGTACGAGAAAATACAAAGCAGATGGAGTAGGCGAAGGAGGTCCCTCAAAGAGAGACACTTCAGAAAAAATGTGTAAACCCCGTCTGATCACTCAGGAAGTTAAAATACCAAGAGATgccagagctgaagccagttcAACACTTGGTAAGTCCACTGTCAGCTGCTGGAAAGCCAAGAGATGCCAAGTTGTGAGTGAACGAATGAAGATGGGGGATCTCCACACAGAAGGTAGACTCCGTACAAGAGGTAGGAAGAGGAGGATGCAGGATGCTGTGGAGCTGAAAACCAGACAGGGGCCTCCTGATAAGCGAAGGGGGGGCAAACCGGTCTGCAGTGTTTGTCCGCAGCAGAGCAAAGTGCCACGGCAACCTTCACTGGACCTGCTGCAGAAGAGAGCGAAACAAAAGCCCAAGGAGCGGAACTCGCTCCTAAGGGGTGGGAAGGCGTACACTATGAGGGATGACAGCAGGCCGCAGAACTCCTCAGGCGTTCAAAACTTCAGGGAGCTGATGCTGATAGAGAAGGAGAATCACAGGGAGGGGAGAGGAGGAAAGGAGGAACAAGAAGAACGAGAGGATTGTAAGGATGGTGTTGCAACCGGTGATGAGCAGGATTGCATGAACGGAGAAGAAGTAACTGTGCAGGGTAAGTGCCATGGGCAGATCTTGGAAAGCAGAACCAAGAACacaagagacagagagaccaAGAATAAAGAGGTTCCTGGAGAACATGACAGTGCATTTGGCACAGATGGAAAAGTTGGACAAACTGGACGGAGTGAGATGGACAGAGTGGTTGAACCAGAGGCTGATCGACCAAAATGGGAGTGTGAAAACAATCAAGAAACGAGATCTCCTAGTGGGACTGAAATACAAGACATGTCAAAGGGAAACTCCATAATATCAG GATTGGCTGTGTTTCCTGGAACGCCGCACAATGCGACCAGGACTTCAGGGGCATGTCTGGAGTTGGAGGGCGAGGTAGACGTGGAAGttgaagttgatgtgttggAGTGCTCCAGCCCCATCCGTGTCCCATTCGATGCACTACACTGGGGCGCAGCGCAGGGTTCAAATGAGGCGGAGCCTTCCGAGGCGGATGCTGGCGAGGAAGATGATGAGGGAGAGGAGGTTGATGTGACTGGAGAGGAATCTGAGTAA